A window of the Nocardia sp. NBC_01329 genome harbors these coding sequences:
- a CDS encoding nitroreductase family deazaflavin-dependent oxidoreductase — MNKRPKQLDSSFVPTVVKYMSKVNTWAYRKTGGRLGGTWRVGAGLRKPVPTLLLDHIGRKSGKQFTAPLLFLRDDTNIIVVASQGGLPKNPQWYHNLVAQPDTTVQIGKDRIPVRARLADDAERDRLWPKLLELYADFDNYQSWTERRIPVFVLVPRMP, encoded by the coding sequence ATGAACAAGCGTCCCAAGCAACTCGATTCGTCCTTCGTGCCGACTGTTGTCAAGTACATGTCCAAGGTCAACACCTGGGCCTACCGGAAAACCGGGGGACGGCTCGGCGGCACCTGGCGAGTCGGGGCGGGCCTGCGCAAACCGGTGCCCACACTGTTGCTCGACCATATCGGCCGCAAATCCGGCAAGCAGTTCACGGCCCCGCTGCTGTTCCTGCGTGACGACACGAACATCATCGTGGTCGCTTCGCAGGGCGGGCTGCCGAAGAACCCGCAGTGGTACCACAATCTCGTCGCGCAGCCGGATACCACCGTGCAGATCGGTAAGGACCGGATCCCGGTACGGGCCCGCCTCGCCGACGATGCCGAACGCGACCGGCTGTGGCCGAAACTGCTCGAACTGTACGCGGATTTCGACAACTACCAGTCGTGGACCGAACGCCGGATCCCGGTGTTCGTACTGGTCCCCCGCATGCCCTGA
- a CDS encoding FAD-dependent oxidoreductase has protein sequence MADPTPLRPLPAAEVGTWDRTADVVVAGYGIAGVCAAIEAARAGSEVLILERTSGWGGAAALAGGFIYLGGGTPLQKALGFEDSPANMEKFMLTALGPGADEAKIADYCRGSVEHYEWLVANGVPFKAEFWGEPGWEPPHDEGLMYSGGENAAPFNTVADPAPRGHVPQMSNKRTGSKGGGYMLMKPLAETAEKLGVTAEYDIRIQRLVVDGDRVVGVVAKQYGKELTIRAERGVVLATGSFAYHDRMIEGFAPRLIGRPGAAIEEHDGIAIRVAQALGADLAHMDATEVAFFGDPQMMARGILVNGRGQRYVPEDTYPGRIGQMTLFHQENQAYLIIGEAAYEESLTTETSTPFFRQPPTWAAETITELESDMGLPELALQSTVELYNKHAVDGKDPLLGKKPEWTQPLEGPFAAFDMRGFTAGFTLGGLRTDLDSRVLHVSGEPIPGLFAAGRCTSGVCAGGYASGTSLGDGSFYGRRAGIAAAKN, from the coding sequence ATGGCCGACCCCACCCCTCTCCGCCCCCTTCCCGCCGCCGAGGTCGGAACCTGGGACCGGACCGCCGATGTGGTGGTCGCCGGTTACGGGATCGCCGGAGTCTGCGCCGCCATCGAGGCCGCGCGGGCGGGCTCGGAAGTACTGATCCTGGAACGCACCAGTGGCTGGGGCGGCGCGGCGGCGCTGGCCGGGGGGTTCATCTACCTCGGCGGCGGGACCCCCTTGCAGAAGGCGCTCGGTTTCGAGGACAGCCCGGCGAACATGGAGAAGTTCATGCTCACCGCGCTGGGTCCCGGTGCGGACGAGGCCAAGATCGCCGACTACTGCCGGGGCAGTGTCGAGCACTACGAATGGCTGGTCGCCAACGGGGTGCCCTTCAAGGCGGAGTTCTGGGGAGAGCCCGGCTGGGAGCCCCCGCACGACGAGGGTCTGATGTATTCCGGCGGCGAGAACGCCGCACCTTTCAACACCGTCGCTGATCCGGCGCCGCGCGGGCACGTCCCGCAGATGAGCAATAAGCGGACAGGTTCCAAGGGCGGCGGCTACATGCTGATGAAACCGCTCGCCGAAACCGCCGAGAAGCTAGGTGTCACAGCGGAATACGATATTCGGATCCAGCGGCTCGTCGTCGACGGCGACCGCGTGGTCGGTGTGGTCGCCAAGCAGTACGGCAAAGAGTTGACGATCCGTGCCGAACGCGGAGTGGTTCTGGCAACGGGCAGTTTCGCCTACCACGACCGGATGATCGAGGGGTTCGCGCCCCGGCTCATCGGCCGCCCGGGCGCCGCCATCGAGGAACACGACGGTATCGCCATTCGGGTGGCGCAGGCCCTCGGCGCCGATCTGGCCCATATGGACGCCACCGAGGTCGCGTTCTTCGGCGATCCGCAGATGATGGCGCGCGGCATCCTGGTCAACGGACGCGGCCAGCGTTATGTCCCGGAGGACACCTATCCGGGCCGGATCGGTCAGATGACCCTGTTCCACCAGGAGAACCAGGCATATCTGATCATCGGCGAGGCCGCCTACGAGGAATCGCTGACCACCGAGACCTCCACCCCGTTCTTCCGGCAGCCGCCGACCTGGGCCGCGGAGACCATCACCGAACTCGAATCCGATATGGGCCTGCCCGAACTCGCCCTCCAGAGCACCGTCGAGCTGTACAACAAGCACGCGGTGGACGGTAAGGATCCGCTGCTGGGTAAGAAGCCGGAGTGGACCCAACCGCTGGAGGGCCCGTTCGCGGCCTTCGATATGCGCGGGTTCACCGCGGGATTCACCCTGGGTGGTCTGCGCACGGATCTGGATTCACGGGTGCTGCATGTGAGCGGTGAGCCCATCCCCGGACTGTTCGCCGCGGGGCGTTGCACCTCCGGAGTCTGCGCGGGTGGCTACGCCAGCGGGACCTCGCTGGGCGACGGCAGTTTCTACGGTCGCAGGGCCGGGATTGCGGCCGCGAAGAATTGA
- a CDS encoding ESX secretion-associated protein EspG: MNWILTPDQFALAWERTVGDRIPYPLAVRLSARDSAERAAQLPALRQWCDSTLDADLEAALRVLAAPEVSVAAFGQDGAGAPAVRVLGASAARIGVVATQRPGPYPDRGGELRITAGTSSSLPVRVIAALPAAPAGAGERLRAPRAEVAEDGRDRVTVPVSGPGVPSRIRKRLKQSRDGIGQIVVWVHRVTGAAPFGVLCWVDIADDGRYAIHTGKDVEIAAVGAEGFTNALRPMVAAAQRSVAYAER; encoded by the coding sequence GTGAACTGGATCCTGACCCCGGACCAGTTCGCCCTGGCTTGGGAGCGGACCGTCGGCGACCGCATTCCCTACCCGCTGGCGGTTCGGCTGTCGGCCCGCGATTCCGCCGAGCGGGCCGCGCAGCTGCCCGCCCTGCGGCAGTGGTGTGACAGCACCCTCGACGCCGATCTGGAGGCCGCATTGCGGGTTCTCGCGGCTCCCGAGGTGAGCGTGGCGGCCTTCGGCCAGGATGGTGCCGGTGCCCCGGCCGTCCGGGTGCTCGGCGCCTCGGCCGCCCGGATCGGAGTGGTCGCCACTCAGCGTCCGGGTCCGTATCCCGATCGAGGCGGGGAACTACGGATCACCGCGGGCACCTCGAGTTCCCTTCCGGTGCGGGTGATCGCCGCTCTACCGGCCGCGCCCGCCGGCGCCGGCGAACGGTTGCGCGCCCCGCGGGCCGAGGTCGCCGAGGACGGGCGGGACCGGGTCACTGTTCCGGTGTCCGGGCCTGGGGTACCGAGCCGTATCCGCAAGAGGCTCAAGCAGTCGCGTGACGGGATCGGCCAGATCGTGGTGTGGGTGCACCGCGTCACGGGTGCGGCACCCTTCGGGGTGCTGTGCTGGGTGGATATCGCCGACGACGGCCGCTACGCGATCCATACCGGTAAGGATGTCGAGATCGCGGCGGTGGGTGCCGAGGGGTTCACCAACGCGCTGCGGCCGATGGTCGCCGCTGCCCAGCGGTCTGTCGCCTACGCCGAGCGCTGA
- a CDS encoding MBL fold metallo-hydrolase → MTARVERIVTEGQFCLDGGCWDVANNIWLVGDDSEVLIIDAAHAAQPILEAVAGRRVTAVVCTHAHNDHVTVAPTLSAATGAPIFLHPDDDVLWQQTHPGVEYRRIADGEVFRVGGAELRILHTPGHSPGSCCLYFAESAEVFSGDTLFEGGPGATGRSYSDYPTILASINERLFALPDQTVVHTGHGPDTTIGAERANVPAQA, encoded by the coding sequence GTGACCGCCCGGGTCGAACGGATCGTCACCGAGGGGCAGTTCTGCCTCGACGGGGGCTGCTGGGACGTGGCGAACAATATCTGGCTCGTCGGCGACGACAGCGAAGTGCTGATCATCGATGCCGCGCACGCCGCGCAGCCGATACTCGAGGCGGTGGCCGGACGCCGGGTGACCGCCGTCGTGTGCACGCACGCGCACAACGATCACGTCACTGTGGCGCCCACGCTGTCGGCGGCGACGGGTGCGCCGATCTTCCTGCATCCCGACGACGATGTGCTCTGGCAGCAAACCCATCCCGGCGTCGAGTACCGCCGGATCGCCGACGGCGAGGTGTTCCGGGTCGGTGGTGCGGAACTGCGGATACTGCACACTCCGGGGCATTCACCGGGATCGTGCTGCCTGTACTTCGCCGAGAGTGCCGAAGTGTTCAGCGGCGATACGTTGTTCGAGGGTGGGCCCGGCGCGACCGGCCGGTCCTATTCCGACTATCCGACCATTCTCGCCTCCATCAACGAGCGGCTGTTCGCACTACCGGACCAGACCGTGGTGCACACCGGGCACGGACCCGACACCACCATCGGCGCCGAGCGGGCCAATGTGCCCGCACAAGCCTGA
- a CDS encoding SDR family oxidoreductase, which translates to MARFTGRTAIVTGAARGIGEVYAQALAAEGASVVVADLNEEGGTAVAEKIVADGGTAAFHTVDVSDPDSAKALADFTVEKYGKIDHLVNNAAIYGGMKLDLLLTVPWDYYKKFMSVNLDGALVMTRAVWENMAANGGGSIVNQSSTAAWVYSGFYGLAKVGINGLTQQLATELGGSNIRVNAIAPGPTDTEATKTTTPQSMVEDMVNRLPLKRMGTPDDMAGALLYLLSDDASWVTGQIFCVDGGQVIR; encoded by the coding sequence ATGGCTCGTTTCACCGGCAGGACCGCCATTGTCACCGGCGCCGCCCGCGGTATCGGCGAGGTCTACGCGCAGGCGCTGGCCGCCGAGGGCGCGTCGGTCGTCGTCGCGGATCTGAACGAGGAGGGCGGTACGGCCGTCGCCGAGAAGATCGTGGCCGACGGCGGTACCGCAGCCTTCCATACCGTCGACGTCTCGGACCCCGATTCGGCGAAGGCGCTGGCCGATTTCACAGTCGAGAAGTACGGCAAGATCGATCATCTGGTCAACAACGCCGCCATCTACGGCGGGATGAAGCTCGATCTGCTGCTCACCGTGCCCTGGGATTACTACAAGAAGTTCATGTCGGTGAACCTGGACGGCGCGCTGGTGATGACCCGCGCGGTCTGGGAGAACATGGCCGCGAACGGCGGCGGTTCGATCGTCAACCAGTCCTCCACGGCGGCCTGGGTGTACTCCGGTTTCTACGGTCTGGCCAAGGTCGGTATCAACGGCCTCACCCAGCAGCTCGCCACCGAACTCGGTGGATCGAATATCCGGGTCAACGCGATCGCCCCCGGCCCCACCGATACCGAGGCCACCAAAACCACCACCCCACAGAGCATGGTCGAGGACATGGTGAACCGGTTGCCGCTCAAGCGGATGGGCACGCCCGATGATATGGCCGGTGCCTTGCTCTACCTGCTCTCCGACGACGCCTCCTGGGTCACCGGGCAGATCTTCTGCGTCGACGGCGGTCAGGTGATCCGCTGA
- a CDS encoding SDR family oxidoreductase, which produces MPRFNPHPEKRPTIVAGASSGIGAATAVELAAQGHPVALGARRVEILEDLAGKIRADGGTAFAHRLDVTDQASVDAFVAASEAAIGPTEILVSGAGDIEFGLIQDMDPADFAHQVQIHLIGAHRMAHAVLPGMLSRRRGDLVLISSDCAPLPRPWNGAYSAAKAGVEAMVQQMRMELEGSGIRASLVRPGPTVTGMGMNASPEVVGPLLESWQAWGLARHPYMLRAGDLARAVAAVVGTPRGAHLVLVEVQPEAPLRPLPEEGKGS; this is translated from the coding sequence ATGCCCCGGTTCAACCCCCATCCCGAGAAACGGCCGACCATCGTGGCCGGTGCTTCGTCGGGTATCGGCGCCGCCACCGCCGTGGAACTGGCCGCACAGGGGCATCCGGTGGCGCTCGGTGCGCGCCGGGTGGAGATCCTGGAAGATCTGGCCGGCAAGATCCGCGCCGATGGAGGCACCGCGTTCGCACACCGTCTCGATGTGACCGACCAGGCCTCGGTGGACGCATTCGTGGCGGCGTCGGAAGCGGCCATCGGGCCCACCGAGATCCTGGTCTCCGGGGCCGGCGATATCGAATTCGGGCTGATCCAGGACATGGACCCGGCCGATTTCGCGCATCAGGTACAGATCCATCTGATCGGCGCGCACCGTATGGCCCACGCGGTGCTGCCCGGGATGCTGTCCCGGCGGCGCGGCGATCTGGTGCTGATCAGTTCCGACTGCGCTCCACTGCCGCGGCCGTGGAACGGCGCCTACAGCGCCGCCAAGGCCGGGGTCGAGGCCATGGTGCAGCAGATGCGAATGGAGTTGGAGGGCTCCGGTATCCGGGCGTCTCTGGTACGGCCGGGGCCGACCGTCACCGGTATGGGAATGAACGCCTCACCCGAGGTGGTGGGGCCGCTGCTGGAGTCCTGGCAGGCCTGGGGTTTGGCGCGCCATCCGTACATGTTGCGCGCCGGCGATCTGGCGCGGGCGGTCGCCGCGGTCGTCGGGACTCCACGGGGCGCCCATCTCGTACTCGTCGAGGTCCAACCGGAAGCGCCGCTGCGGCCGCTCCCGGAAGAAGGAAAGGGCTCCTGA
- a CDS encoding S-(hydroxymethyl)mycothiol dehydrogenase, which translates to MPQQVRGVIARSSGAPVELVPIVIPDPGPRDVVVTIQACGVCHTDLTYREGGINDEFPFLLGHEAAGVVETVGSAVTHVEPGDFVILNWRAVCGRCRACKRGRPWYCFDTFNASVPMTLEDGTELTPALGIGAFADKTLVHEGQCTKVDPETDPAVAGLLGCGVMAGLGAAVNTGNVGRGDSVAVLGCGGVGDAAIAGARLAGAGTIIAVDTDARKLDWARELGATHTVDASGTDVVTAIQDLTEGFGADVVIDAVGRPETWKQAFYARDLAGTVVLVGVPTPDMTLEMPLIDFFSRGGSLKSSWYGDCLPERDFPMLIDLYRQGRLPLDKFVTERIGLDAVEQAFHTMHGGQVLRSVVVL; encoded by the coding sequence GTGCCCCAGCAGGTTCGAGGTGTGATCGCCCGTAGTTCCGGCGCCCCGGTCGAATTGGTCCCGATCGTCATCCCCGATCCCGGACCACGGGATGTGGTGGTGACGATCCAGGCGTGTGGGGTTTGCCATACCGATCTGACCTATCGCGAGGGCGGAATCAACGACGAGTTCCCCTTCCTGCTCGGTCACGAGGCCGCGGGTGTGGTGGAGACAGTGGGCTCGGCGGTCACCCATGTCGAGCCGGGCGATTTCGTGATCTTGAACTGGCGCGCGGTCTGCGGTCGGTGCCGCGCGTGTAAGCGCGGCCGCCCCTGGTACTGCTTCGACACCTTCAACGCGAGTGTGCCGATGACGCTCGAGGACGGCACCGAACTCACCCCGGCGCTCGGTATCGGCGCTTTCGCCGACAAGACCCTGGTCCACGAGGGCCAGTGCACCAAGGTCGACCCGGAGACCGACCCGGCGGTGGCCGGGCTGCTCGGCTGCGGCGTGATGGCGGGCCTGGGCGCGGCGGTGAACACCGGAAATGTCGGCCGCGGGGATTCGGTGGCGGTACTCGGCTGCGGAGGAGTCGGTGACGCCGCGATCGCCGGCGCCCGGCTGGCCGGCGCGGGCACCATCATCGCGGTGGATACCGACGCCCGGAAACTCGACTGGGCGCGCGAACTCGGCGCGACCCACACCGTCGACGCGTCCGGCACCGACGTAGTCACCGCGATCCAGGATCTCACCGAGGGATTCGGCGCCGATGTGGTGATCGACGCGGTGGGCCGCCCGGAGACCTGGAAGCAGGCTTTCTACGCGCGTGACCTGGCCGGCACTGTAGTGCTGGTCGGGGTGCCGACTCCCGATATGACACTCGAGATGCCGCTCATCGATTTCTTCAGCCGTGGTGGTTCGCTGAAATCATCCTGGTACGGGGACTGCCTGCCGGAACGGGATTTCCCGATGTTGATCGACCTGTACCGGCAGGGGCGGTTGCCGCTGGACAAGTTCGTGACCGAACGAATCGGGCTGGACGCGGTGGAACAGGCCTTCCACACCATGCACGGCGGGCAGGTCCTGCGCTCGGTGGTCGTGCTGTGA
- a CDS encoding PPE domain-containing protein, whose product MRELPRAGARGVHYRVDPEYAPTVEVFDNLTHQQIHAGVAALNPSVLQTGGQAWQGAATGLTDAVAQAHTEIRGAIADGWRGSAAGLAMAAVRDFEAAGRHLADVLATVGQRLGRAGDAAETLRAAVSEPAGAEPDLAAALLDPHAATGNIAVQRQADDDRAEVVRVMDSVYTGAFIPTGAQVPAFPELPDSVLGSEVPSTTVAAATVDSGPESAVGQRPSSAPAVATTAVDGKPEVSRPGAADPIEPARRVVAFAPVASGTPVTAPDGVPAETTTAATAQPVGAHAAASAPAPAGAGTASTTAASAAGVPLFAAPVRPAGSNADQERSRDEQQRQSGGEAVTGMGAGAIGGMMGGAMAADSVRSSAPVAPRTERTDAAEDDLHFSDEDLTYLEPGEPAGQLIGALEPTTPPVLGEWTEAE is encoded by the coding sequence ATGCGTGAACTACCCCGCGCCGGGGCACGCGGTGTCCACTATCGCGTCGACCCCGAGTACGCCCCCACCGTGGAAGTGTTCGACAACCTCACCCATCAGCAGATCCATGCCGGGGTGGCCGCGCTGAACCCGTCGGTGCTCCAGACCGGCGGCCAGGCCTGGCAGGGTGCGGCGACCGGCCTCACCGACGCGGTGGCACAGGCGCATACCGAGATCCGCGGCGCCATCGCCGACGGCTGGCGCGGGTCGGCGGCGGGTCTGGCCATGGCGGCGGTGCGCGATTTCGAGGCCGCCGGACGCCACCTCGCCGACGTCCTCGCCACGGTCGGCCAGCGGCTGGGCCGGGCGGGTGATGCGGCGGAAACCCTGCGTGCCGCGGTCTCCGAACCCGCCGGCGCCGAGCCGGATCTCGCGGCGGCCCTGCTGGATCCGCACGCCGCCACCGGCAATATCGCGGTACAGCGGCAGGCCGACGACGATCGCGCCGAGGTGGTCCGGGTGATGGACAGTGTCTACACCGGGGCCTTCATCCCCACCGGCGCTCAGGTGCCGGCATTCCCGGAGCTACCGGATTCGGTACTCGGCAGCGAGGTCCCGTCCACGACCGTCGCGGCGGCGACCGTGGACTCCGGCCCGGAAAGCGCAGTAGGACAGCGACCTTCGTCCGCTCCGGCCGTGGCCACGACCGCGGTGGACGGAAAGCCCGAGGTATCCCGGCCCGGCGCGGCGGACCCGATCGAACCGGCCCGACGAGTGGTCGCATTCGCCCCGGTCGCGTCCGGTACCCCGGTTACCGCACCGGACGGTGTGCCGGCGGAAACCACGACCGCGGCTACCGCGCAGCCGGTCGGTGCGCACGCCGCCGCATCCGCCCCGGCTCCGGCCGGGGCCGGGACCGCCTCGACGACGGCCGCGTCGGCGGCCGGCGTCCCCCTGTTCGCTGCTCCGGTCCGGCCGGCCGGGTCGAATGCCGACCAGGAAAGGTCCCGGGACGAGCAGCAGCGCCAGTCGGGCGGCGAGGCGGTCACCGGGATGGGCGCGGGGGCGATCGGCGGCATGATGGGCGGCGCCATGGCGGCCGATTCCGTTCGTTCGAGCGCACCGGTCGCACCGCGTACCGAGCGGACCGATGCGGCCGAGGACGATCTCCATTTCAGCGACGAGGACCTCACCTACCTGGAACCGGGCGAACCGGCCGGGCAGTTGATCGGTGCACTGGAACCCACCACCCCGCCGGTTCTGGGTGAGTGGACCGAAGCGGAGTGA
- a CDS encoding cytochrome P450 encodes MTAASLEPVAFDPYDYVFHEDPYPIYARLRAEEPLYYNAKLDFYALSRHADVTAGFRNAAQLSNANGVSLDPAAWGPHAHKTMSFLAMDDPRHMRMRKLVFKGFTPKRVADMETRIRELTLEYLEPALLRGEFDWIQEFAGKLPMDVISELMGVPVADRDEIRHMADMVMHREDGVTDVPDTAIEASLNLVVYYADMVAQRRKKPVDDLTSALLEAEIDGDRLTDDEIIGFMFLMVVAGNETTTKLLGNALYWAGRNPAEYAKVAADPERVPDWVEETLRYDTSSQIVARTATEELEYHGRVIPAGSKVLLLIGSANRDSDVFDDGDSFDLDRAEKGNLASFGAGVHFCLGAHLARLETTVALREFAARVKSYRVREDEFVRVHSSNVRGFAELPISVEVR; translated from the coding sequence ATGACGGCCGCATCGTTGGAGCCGGTGGCGTTCGATCCGTACGACTACGTCTTCCACGAGGACCCGTACCCGATCTACGCCCGGCTGCGCGCGGAGGAGCCGCTCTACTACAACGCGAAACTCGATTTCTACGCGTTGTCCCGGCACGCGGATGTCACCGCGGGGTTCCGCAACGCGGCCCAGCTGTCGAACGCCAACGGGGTCTCGCTGGACCCCGCGGCGTGGGGACCACACGCGCACAAGACCATGTCGTTCCTCGCCATGGACGACCCCCGCCATATGCGGATGCGCAAGCTGGTCTTCAAGGGCTTCACGCCCAAGCGGGTGGCCGATATGGAGACCCGCATCCGGGAATTGACGCTCGAATACCTGGAACCGGCTCTGCTGCGCGGTGAATTCGACTGGATCCAGGAATTCGCCGGCAAACTGCCGATGGACGTCATCTCCGAGTTGATGGGCGTACCGGTCGCCGACCGCGACGAGATCCGCCATATGGCGGATATGGTCATGCACCGTGAGGACGGCGTCACCGATGTCCCGGATACGGCGATCGAGGCCTCGCTGAACCTGGTCGTCTACTACGCGGACATGGTCGCGCAGCGCCGGAAGAAGCCGGTCGACGACCTCACCTCCGCGCTGCTCGAGGCCGAGATCGACGGTGACCGGCTCACCGACGACGAGATCATCGGCTTCATGTTCCTGATGGTCGTCGCCGGGAACGAGACCACCACCAAACTGCTGGGCAACGCCCTGTACTGGGCGGGCCGCAATCCGGCGGAATACGCGAAGGTCGCCGCCGATCCGGAGCGGGTTCCGGACTGGGTCGAGGAGACCCTGCGCTACGACACCTCCAGCCAGATTGTCGCGCGGACCGCCACCGAGGAACTGGAATACCACGGCCGGGTGATCCCGGCCGGGTCGAAGGTGCTGCTGCTGATCGGTTCGGCCAACCGGGACAGCGATGTGTTCGACGACGGTGACAGCTTCGACCTGGACCGTGCGGAAAAGGGCAACCTGGCCAGTTTCGGCGCCGGGGTGCACTTCTGCCTCGGTGCGCATCTGGCCCGTCTGGAAACCACGGTCGCGCTGCGCGAATTCGCCGCACGCGTGAAGTCCTACCGAGTCCGCGAGGACGAATTCGTCCGCGTGCACTCGTCCAATGTCCGGGGCTTCGCCGAGCTCCCGATCTCCGTGGAGGTGCGGTAA
- a CDS encoding TetR/AcrR family transcriptional regulator has product MSEGEPLVVEATRRRLSAKQADTVDKLTKAAVEVLTREGFAGMTIRMVAAAAGVGTATAYTYFSSKEHLVAEIFWRRLVAADSPVSEDPDPTVRVVAELRAIAMLVADDQEVSGAVTSALLGRDPDVAHLRARIGLEIRTRIERALGPDPDPEVVVSLELVYAGALVRAGMGYASYADIADLIEKSALLILR; this is encoded by the coding sequence ATGTCCGAAGGTGAACCCCTCGTCGTCGAAGCGACCCGTCGACGCCTGTCCGCGAAACAGGCCGATACGGTCGACAAACTGACGAAGGCAGCGGTGGAGGTGCTGACACGCGAGGGGTTCGCGGGAATGACCATCCGGATGGTCGCCGCCGCCGCCGGTGTCGGCACAGCCACCGCGTACACCTACTTCTCGTCGAAGGAACATCTGGTCGCCGAGATCTTCTGGCGGCGGTTGGTGGCGGCGGATTCACCGGTCAGCGAGGACCCCGATCCGACCGTCCGGGTGGTGGCCGAACTGCGGGCGATCGCCATGCTGGTCGCCGACGACCAGGAGGTTTCCGGCGCCGTCACCAGTGCCCTGCTCGGCCGCGACCCAGATGTGGCACATCTGCGCGCCCGGATCGGCCTGGAGATCCGGACCCGGATCGAGCGGGCGCTGGGTCCCGATCCGGATCCCGAGGTGGTGGTCTCGCTGGAGCTGGTCTACGCGGGCGCCCTGGTCCGGGCCGGTATGGGCTATGCCTCCTACGCCGATATCGCCGATCTCATCGAGAAATCCGCGCTGTTGATCCTGCGCTGA
- a CDS encoding aldehyde dehydrogenase, whose product MNSLLPGDSSRLLIGGSLMPGGNGVFENVNPATEEIIGTAADADAADMNAAIAAARIAFDETDWSRDHAFRVHCLEQLQARLKAHAEELREITVAEVGAPIMFTSGPQLEGPVEDLSFATRLAANYEWETELGVAAPMGISTHRALRREAIGVVGAITPWNFPHQINFAKLGPALAAGNTIVLKPAPDTPWCAAALASIITEETDIPPGVVNIVTSSDHNLGAQLSADPRVDLISFTGSTNTGRAVMASAAANLKKTFLELGGKSAFIVLDDADLATAVGYAGFSLCVHAGQGCALSTRLLVPRNKYDEALEAAAKTMSSIRPGDPTNPGTVCGPVISDRQRTRVLGYIDSARADGGRIVAGGGRPAEHDRGFYVEPTVIADLDNSAKAAQEEIFGPVLVVLPYDGDDDAIRIANDSPYGLSGAVWGKDPERIRRVTDRVRTGTLGVNGGMWYSADAPFGGYKQSGIGREMGVAGFEEYLETKLVATAQ is encoded by the coding sequence ATGAACAGTCTTCTGCCCGGCGACAGTTCTCGACTGCTGATCGGCGGCAGCCTCATGCCCGGCGGCAACGGCGTGTTCGAGAATGTGAACCCGGCGACCGAAGAGATCATCGGCACGGCTGCCGACGCGGACGCGGCCGATATGAACGCCGCGATCGCCGCCGCCCGCATCGCCTTCGACGAGACCGACTGGTCCCGCGACCATGCCTTCCGGGTGCACTGCCTGGAGCAGTTGCAGGCGCGGCTGAAGGCGCACGCCGAGGAACTACGCGAGATCACCGTCGCCGAAGTAGGCGCGCCGATCATGTTCACCAGCGGGCCGCAGCTCGAGGGGCCCGTCGAGGATCTGAGCTTCGCTACCCGGCTGGCCGCGAACTATGAATGGGAAACCGAACTCGGCGTGGCCGCGCCGATGGGCATCAGCACCCACCGAGCACTGCGGCGCGAAGCGATCGGTGTGGTCGGCGCGATCACCCCGTGGAACTTCCCGCACCAGATCAACTTCGCGAAACTGGGCCCGGCACTGGCCGCCGGCAACACCATCGTCCTGAAGCCTGCCCCCGACACTCCGTGGTGCGCGGCGGCCCTGGCGTCGATCATCACCGAGGAAACCGATATCCCGCCCGGTGTGGTCAATATCGTCACTTCCTCCGACCACAACCTGGGTGCGCAGCTCTCGGCTGATCCGCGGGTCGATCTGATCAGCTTCACCGGGTCCACCAATACCGGTCGCGCCGTGATGGCCTCGGCCGCCGCCAATCTCAAGAAGACCTTCCTCGAACTCGGCGGGAAGTCGGCCTTCATCGTGCTCGACGATGCCGACCTCGCCACCGCGGTCGGCTACGCCGGGTTCTCGCTGTGTGTACACGCCGGTCAGGGCTGCGCCCTGTCGACCCGCCTGCTCGTACCGCGCAACAAGTACGACGAGGCGCTCGAGGCCGCCGCCAAGACGATGAGCAGTATCCGCCCCGGCGATCCCACGAATCCCGGCACCGTCTGCGGTCCGGTCATCTCCGACCGCCAGCGCACCCGGGTGCTCGGCTATATCGACAGCGCCCGCGCCGACGGCGGCCGGATCGTGGCCGGCGGCGGCCGCCCGGCCGAACACGACCGTGGGTTCTACGTCGAACCCACGGTTATCGCCGATCTGGACAACAGCGCCAAGGCCGCCCAGGAGGAGATATTCGGTCCCGTCCTGGTGGTCCTGCCCTACGACGGCGACGACGACGCCATCCGGATCGCCAACGATTCCCCGTACGGCCTGTCCGGCGCGGTCTGGGGTAAGGACCCCGAGCGCATCCGCCGGGTCACCGACCGGGTGCGCACCGGCACGCTCGGCGTCAACGGCGGTATGTGGTACAGCGCCGACGCGCCGTTCGGGGGCTACAAACAGTCCGGTATCGGCCGCGAGATGGGCGTCGCGGGGTTCGAGGAGTACCTGGAGACCAAACTCGTCGCCACCGCGCAGTAG